In Candidatus Methylomirabilota bacterium, the genomic window CCCGCGAACTGCGGGTCGCGCCAGGAGTCGCGGAGGACGGTGGAGCTGCACCCCCCTGCGAGCAGCGTCAGCAGGGCGAGCCCGGCAGCGGCCACCACGCGCCGCATCACCCGACGAGGGCGCTCGGCGGTCGGCTCATCGCGCGCGCGTCATCCGCTGGGCGACGCGATCGCGCAAACCCTTGAGCCGGAAGCCGAGCGCGATCTCGAGAAGACCAACCACGATCGCCATGGCCCCGATCGCCCACAGAAGCGCAAGCGCCCCCGCCCCGGGCGAGATCACCAGGAAGAGGCCGAGCACGATCGCGAGCACGCCGCTCGCGGCGAGCAGCCACTCGTGATCGATTTCCTTTCGGAGGTGAACCGCGGCGATCACCTCGAACACGCCGCGCATGACGGCCCACGCCGCGATCAGATAGAGCAAGGCCAGGGCGGTAAGGCCGGGCAAGGCGATGGTCAGGACGCCAACCGCGACGGCGGCGATCCCGGCCAGGAGCATCCCCCAGGGAAATCGTCCCGGCTGTCGCGCGGTCACCGCGGCAATGACGGCGAAGACCCCGTCGAAGAGGGCATAGGCTCCGTAGACGAAGATGAGCACGGCCAGCGTCAGACCGGGCCAGGCGAAGGCCGCCACCCCGAACAGCACCGCACACACGCCGCGCAGCACCAGCGCCCACCAGTTCCGAGCCAGGGTCATGAGCATGGTCGGGCCTCCCTTCTACGAGTAGACCCGCTACTTCGTCGCCGGGGCCGGCGCCGCCGTCTTCGCGGGCGGCGGGGTCTTGACGGAGATCGCGAGGCCTTCCGTGTAGCGCGCGACCACCTGATCACCCTTCTTCACGTCATTCAGCCGCTTCACCGAGGGATCCACCTTGATCGTGCGTGCGTTGCCCTCGGGGCCCCTGAGCGTCACGGTGCGCGCAGCGTAGTCGATGGCCTCGACCGTCGCCGTCACTTCCTTGGTCTCCACGATCCGGGCCGCCGGCTTGTGGCCCTTGGGCGCCACCTCGACCGTGCGCGACTCGTTGGCGCTCGGCCCGGCGTCGGCCTTGCGAACCACGAGCGCCACCGACTCGAGATAGCGGGCAGTGAGCACGTCACCGACGTGAATCTGATCGAAGTTCTTGACCTCGGGGCCGGCCTTGATCGTCACGATCTTGCCCTTGGGCCCCTTCAGCGTCACTTCCCTGGTCGCGGGGTCGACGGCCTCGACGGTCGCATGAAGCGTCGTGGTCTCTGCGAACACCACGCCGGGCTTGGTCTCGGGCGCCTTCGCGGCGGGCGGCGTGGTGGCCGGGGGGGTCGCGGCGGGCGGCGAGGCCGGCGCGGTCTGGGCCGTCGCCGGACCCCCGGCGGCCAGGAGCAGGCCCCCCGTCAGGGCGAGAGCGACCGTGAGCGATCGCGCGAAGATCTTGCGCATGAGGAGTCCTCCTGGCTCGAATGGTCAGACGGAGCCGGTCCACGTTGTAACGCTGCGTGCATGCGAGGTGATAGTTGGACCTTGGTCCCATTGCGCGGAGCCCGGCCGGGCAACGTACAACCTCCTCAGGCGGGCGATAGTCGCACCCAGGAGGTGCAAACATGACGAGACGGCGGATCCTCGTGCTTTCGTGCGTGCTGCTGGCGTGGACCCTCATGGCGACGCCGGCGGCCGCCCAGATCCCGGGACTGGGCTCGCTTCCCACCTCGCTCGACAAGGGCGCGCTGCTCGAGCAGGCCAAGCAGCTGGTGGCCGATCTCACGGCGATGAAGCAAAATCCCAGCCTGAGCCCGGCGGACAAGGGCAAGGTGGACTCTCTCCTGCCCAAGGCCAACTCCCTCAACGCCGAGCTGGCCAAGCCGCAGGTGGAGCCCAACCGCCTCACCCAGCTCGCCGGTCAGCTCGGCGATCTTCAGAAGCAGGTGGGCTCCCTCAAGGGCATGATCAAGTAGTGAGGAGGAACACACACGTGAGACGCTTTGCCTTGCGCGCGCTGACCCTCGCCACCGCGGCGCTGCTCGCCGCCGGCTGCGCCTCCACGGGCACCAGCAGCAGCTCCGCACCCGCCGGAACCCTCGACAAGATTCGGGCGACCAAGACCATCACGCTCGGCTTTCGGGACTCCTCGGTGCCGTTCTCCTACCTCGACTCGAGCCGGCAGCCGATCGGCTACTCGATCGACCTCTGCAATGCGGTGGTCGATGAACTCCGGCGCGAGCTGAAGCTGCCCGACCTCCAGCCCAAGTGGGTGCCGGTGACGGTGGAGAGTCGGGTCAGCGCGGTGATGAACGGCACCATCGACATCGAGTGTGGCTCCACGACCAACACGCTCGGCCGCCAGGAGCAGGTGGACTTCAGCCTCACCACGTTCATCACCGGCGCGAGCCTGCTCGCGATGCCGGGCACCGACGCGAGCGGCGATCTGAGCGGCATCCGCATCGCGGTCATTCCCGGCACCACCACCGAGGCCATTATCCGGGACGTGATCAGCCGGGCCGGCGCGGCGAGCCGGGCCCAGATCGTCGCCGTGAAGGACCACGCCGACGGCCTGGCCGCGCTCGTCAACAAGACCGCCGACGTCTACGCGTCGGATCGCGCCATCCTGATCGGGCTGGCGATGTCCTCGCCCGATCCGCGTCAGTTCGCCCTGCTCGACCGCTTCCTGTCCTACGAGCCGTACGCCCTCATGCTCCGGCGCGGCGACCCCGCGTTCCGCCTGTCGGTGAACCGCGCGCTCGCCCGGCTCTACCGGTCGGGCGACGTGCTCCACGTGTACTCGCGCTGGTTCGGCCAGTGGGGTCCGCCCAGCGCGATCACCGTGGGGATGTACGCGATCGAGGGGCTGCCCGAGTAGCCTAGAAGGCGTCGCTGCCGAAGCGCCGGCGCAACGTCCAGCGCTTGCGGTCGCGGTCGAGGGCCTGGCGCGCCGCGCCCAGGAGCTCGGAGTCGTCGAAGGGCTTGGAGAGGAAGTCGACAGCGCCCGCTTTCATGGCGCGCACGGCCATGGGCACGTCGGCGTGCCCGGTGATGAAGATCACCGGGATGTCCCGGCCCGACGCGACGAGCCGGTCGTGGAGATCGAGACCGCTCTGCCCCGGCATGCGGACGTCCAGCACCAGGCACCGAGGGCCGTCGTGCTCGGGCCGCTCGAGGAACTCGCGCGCGGAGGCGAAGCTCTCGACCCGATGCCCCGCCGTGCGCAGGAGGCGCTCCAGCCCGCGGCGCACCGAGGGATCATCGTCCACCACGAAGATGGTGGCTTCTGGCTCGCTCATGTCACGCCGACCCGGCCCAGGGGAAGCCGGAAGTGGAACGTGGCGCCGCGGGTGCTGTTCTCCGCCCAGATCGTCCCGCCGTGGGCCTCGATGATCGAGCGGGCGATGGCCAGGCCCATCCCCATGCCGGACGACTTGGTCGTGTAGAAGGGCTCGAACACCGTCTCCAGCGTGCCCGGCCGCAGGCCGGGGCCACCGTCTTCGACTGAAGCCTGGACGCAGCTGCCGTCGGCGTTGCGCGTGCGCACCACCACCGTCCGGTCGCCGCCCAGCCGCTCGGCCATCGCCTCCATGGCATTGAGCAAGAGGTTCAGCAGCACCTGCTCGAGCTGCACCCGGTCGCCGGTGACCACGGGGACGCTGGATTCGAGGTCGAGCGCGACGCTGACGTTGCGGATCACCGTGTCGCTGCCCAGGAGCTTGAGCACGTCGCGGATGAGCGCATTGAGATCGAGGCGGCTCACCTCCGACTCGCCCTTCCGCAGGAGGTCGCGCAGGCGCTGGATCACCTCGGCGGCTCGCCGGTCGTCCTCGATGATGTCGTGGAGGATGGCGCGGAGCTCCTCGAGGTCGGGCCGCGCCCGCTCGAGGAGCCGGCGGGCGGCCTGCGCATTGGTGAGGATCCCCGTGAGCGGCTGATTCAGCTCGTGCGCGAGGGAGGCGGTCAGCTCGCCCATGGTGGAGACGCGCGTGAAGTGCGCCAGCTCCTGCCGGCTCCGCTGCGCCTCCAGCTCCGCGCGCTTGCTCTCGGTGATGTCCGTGCTCGATACCACCGCGCCACCCTCGGCACGGCTGAGCGGCACCACCGACATCGCGTACCAGCGTTCGGGAGACGCGCCGCCTGCCGGGTACTCGAACGAGAAGCCGGCGCGCCTGCCGTCGAGCACGGACTCGATCCCCGCGAGGGCCTCGCCGGCGTGGGGCTCGCCCCGCCGCGCCGCCTCGCGGCACACTCCCAAGTAGTTGTCGCCGACGGAGACGGACGCGCCGGGAGCCTGATGGAAGTCGGGGGACGCCCGCGTCCACACCCGGTTCACCGCGATGACCTCGCCGGCCCCGTTGAGCACGGCCACCCCGCTCTTGAGCGAGGCGAGGATCGCCGTCTTCATCAGCTCGCTGGCGCGGAGGGCGTCTTCGCTCTCCTTGCGGGCGAGCGCGTTCGCGAACACCTCGGTGACCAGCTGAAGGCGCCCCACCAGTTCCTCCGGCCACTCGCACTCCCGGCCCACCGTGACCAGCGCGAGGGCGCCCAGCACGCGCCCGCCCCCCACTAGCGGCAGCGCGAGCTTGGACACCGTGCCGGCCTCGATCAGCGAGTCCCGGTCACGCTTGGCGTCGGGCGGCAGATCGCCCGGGCGCAGAAAGATCAGTGACTGCTCCCGTCGCAGCTGGCTGACCACCCAGGGGAAGGCGTCGACCAGATTCGTCCGCGGCGGCGGCGGCAGACCGGGCATCGACCAGGCGTGGCTCACCGTGAAGGCGGTCCGGTCCTCGGAGAGACGCAGCAGCATCACGCGATCGACGTCCACGAAGCGACCGAGTCGCTCCAGCCACACCTCGAACGTCCGGTCCATCTGATTGGACGGCAGATGGACGAACGCGCCGGACAGCCGCGCCAGCAGCTCCTCGAAGCGGAGGCGATCGGCGAGCACGGTCCGATCGCGCCAGCGCTCCTCGACGAGCCCGGCCAGGCACAGTAGGGGCACCGCGCTCACCGCGAGCGAGACCTGTAGCACCAGCACGCTCTCGGGCGAGGGCGGCATCGTGAACCCCGCGTGCCCGTGCGTGGCCGCCCAGATCACGACCATCATCGTCATCAGGAAGGTCAGCGTCGCTCCGGCCGGCCCGAAGCGCACCGTGCCCCACAGCACGAACGGCACGAAGAAGGCGACCGGCGTGTGCGGGGAGCCGAGCAACGGGCTCGCCGCGTCGGAGTGCCCGAAGAAGTACACCACCGCGACCGAAATGATGCCGGCCGCGAGCAGCCCGGCCTCGAGGCGGCGGGAGAGGCTGGCATATCGCGCGCGGCTCCAGGCCGATCGGATCACGAAGACGATGGCGGGAACCAGCGCCAGCTCGGTGATGAGGTTCGAGAAGAAGCGCGTGCGCCACACCGTGACGTACGGCTCGCCCAGCCACAGCGACACGGCCCCGGCGTCCACGAAGGATGACAGAAACGGTCCGAGGAAGCCGGCCCCCACCACGAACGCCGCCACCCGCGGCAGCGTGTCGAAGCGCGCGGGCGCATCGCTCAGGGCGCGCACGGCCGCCGCGCCGATGAGGGCCTCCAGGCAGTTCGTGGCGAAGAGCACGAACACCAGGGTGGGCGGCGAGATCACCGGCAGCTCCACGACGAGGTGCGCGGGCAAGGCAGCGAGCAGGTAAATCCACCACCGCCGGGGCGGCGACATCAGCAGGGCCGCGGTCAGGATGGAGTTGGGCGGCCACAGGATCGAGGGGGTCGCGGGCGGGAGCCGCAGGATGAAGCCGATGTTGGCCCCGACGAAGTAGCCCAGGCACACCGCGAGCGCCGTCGCGCCCACACGGAGGGCTGAAGGCGTGGATTCGCCGTTAGCCCGCATGCCGGCGGCGCAAGAATGACGCCCTGCGGCGTCTATCGACGTTCACCGTGGCTATCCCGGTCCCCTCCGTCGTGGGCTCCACTGTCGGGCGGGCGTCATCCTACTGCCATCAGACCTTCGTCCCATACGACGGAGAGGGGCCGTTCGATGATACTCGACACGCGGCATCGGATCGGCGAAAGGAGGGGCGCATGGACTTCAGTACGATGGGACAGGTCGCAGTCGCCATGATCACCCAGGTGGGGCTCCGCATCCTGGGTGCCATCATCCTCTGGGTCATCGGTCGCATGATCATTTCGGTAATCGTGCGGCTCGTGTCGCGATCGCTCACGATGCGCCACGTGGACGCCACCATCACCCGGTATCTCGGCAACATCCTGGGCGTCATCCTGAACATCGGCCTCGCCCTGGCGATCCTGAGCCTCTTCGGCGTGGAGACGACCACCTTCGCGGCGCTCATCGCGGCGGCCGGTGTCGCCATCGGCGTGGCCTGGGGCGGCCTCCTCTCGAGCTTCGCGTCAGGCGCCTTCCTCATCGTCCTCCAGCCCTTCCGAGTCGGCCAGTTCATCACCGCCGGAGGCGTGACGGGCACCGTGAAGGAGATCGGCCTCTTCGTCACCGCCATCGACACGCTCGACAACGTCCGGACCCTCGTGCCCAACAGCAAGATCTTCGCCGACAGCATCCAGAACTTCTCCACGAACCCCTACCGCCGGGTGGAGCTGGTCGCGCAGCTCGACCACGGGGTGGACCATCGCGAGGCGACGTATCGGCTCAAGGAGCGTCTCGCCAAGATCCGGAACGTCCTGCCCGAGCCGGAGCCCGACGTCGAGATCCTCACGTTCACCCTCGCCGGCCCGGTGCTCGCGGTGCGGCCCTACTGCAACAACGCGCACTACTGGCAGGTGTACTTCGACACCAATCGCGCGATCCGGGAGGCCTTCGGCGAAGCGGGGTTCCCCGCCCCCGAGCAGCACTTCGCGGTGCGTAGCGGCGCCTAGCTCACGGCTCCTTGAGGTGCAGCCGCAGAATACGCCTCACCTCCTCGATCGTGGCCGGCACGCCCTGTGTGGAGTGGGGCGACCGGACGACCAGCTCGGAGTCGACGGGCTCGATGTGGGCGCTCTGGTACTCGACGACCCCGTCATTGCCCTGCTCGTAGGGGCCGACCCCCTTGACCGAAATGATCGAGTGAGTGTGGATGCCGGGCGCGACGGGGATCGGCGCGAGCGCCTCGATGAAGGCGCTTCGCGGAGACATGTTGTCGACCGCGGTCGGGAGCACGAAGCGGCGTCCGCCGAGCAGCTCGGGGTGCAGCGCCAGCTCAGCGCCCAGGCCCGCCAGGGCCGCGGGGGCGCGCACGATCCGCCGGAGTAGATTGGCGATCATCTGGCGCCCCGCCACGAAGCTGCCGTGGTGGGGGGTGGAGATGAAGATCACCCGGCGGACGGCCGGAAACGGCGTCACGAACAGCGACTGCTGCAGAGTCTTCCGACTCTCCGGCGAGAGCCGCAGCTCGAGCAGCGGCACTTTGCTGATCTGATCCCACAGCTTGTTCCCCGTGTCCACCGTGAGCATCTTGGCGAGCAGCCCCCCCTGGCTGTGCCCGATCACAACCATGCGCGCCAGCGCGGGATCGGCGCCCACCGGATCGAGCTGGGTGAGCGCCTTGGTGAGGAGGCGGCGGAGCTGCAGGGCGGAGTAGGCGATGGGGTTGCTGGAGTCATAGGCGAAGAACCAGAACTGATAGCCGCGGCGGATCTCCGCGTCGGCCTCGAGCCGGTTCACCATCTCCGCCCAGCGCGCGGCGCTGGAGAATGTGCCGTGGATGAAGACGACCGGGATGAGCCCCGGCCGGTAGGGCGCGGTGGTGGCGAGGGTTTCTCCCGTGCGCTCCGGCGTGGTGAGGCCGACGAAGTGCCGGACCTCGCGCTCGAGGATCGGCATCTGGGCGAGGGTGTACGCGAGGGCCGCGGTAGGCTCCACCTCCAGGGGCACGCGCTCGCCGCTGATCGTGATCGTCTCGGGCTCGGCAGCGAGGAAGACATCGAGCTGCCCGGCCAGCAGGCTGCCATCGACGAGCGTGCGCCGCACGTTGGGAATGCGCAGCAGCATCGTCACCGCGAGGTTCATCTCGGCGGGCAGAAAGTCCTGGGGCGCCTTGTCGGGGTCGGCGGACTTCAGTGAAGCGGCAAGCGGCGCCCCGAGCCCGGCGCGCCGATAGCGCATGTTGAGACCCTCGACCTCGAGATCTGCCACCGGCGTGAACCGGTCGAAGGCGTAAGCGCCGACCCGCAGCGCCTCCGGGTCCATGTCGATGTCGAGCACACCGAAGGACAGGGCGAAGCGGCCGCTGCGCGGCGTCACCTCGCTGCCGTCAGGTTTCGCGAGAGCGAGAGTGAGGGCGCGATTGTAGAGATCGGCCGCCGTGCGCAGCCGCGGATCGAAGCGGCTGGGCGCCTGGCCGTGGCCCTCCGCGAACAGAAAGGCGTACGCGTAGACCGCGGCCTCGAGATAGCGCGTGAGGTCCTGGGCCGACTGCGCCTGTCGGAACGACAGCTCGGCGAGCGCGAAGAGGTCGTCGAAGTCGGCGTCCTCGGCCACCATGGCCTTGTGCAGCCGGGCGAGCGTCTCGACGGGATCCTTGTCGAAGGCCTCGAGCAGACCGTGCTCGAGGAGGACGTTGCGGGTGGGCGTGCTCAGGCGATCGCCTGTGAGCACGCTGGCCGAAAGCTCGCGTCCCACCTGTTCGGGTGAGACGCGCGTGACGGTCACGAAGGACCCGCAGGCCGAGAGGCTGAGAGCCGCGAGCGCGGCGACAACCCAGCCGCTGACCACGCCCGCGCGCCGGCGAAACCGGAACACCTCGAATCGCTCGACGGCTAGCGGGCCGGCCTCAGATCTCCGCGCAGGGCGGTGCCGCTGTTCAGCATGCCGCTCCCGCGAAGGACTCGCATGCCTTCGCCCTCGAAAAGGGAGAACGTGCCCTGCCCGCGGGCACCCGCCATCAGGACCTTGCCATCCTGCAGCGTGAAGGTCCCTTTGCCGGCCATCACCCCGATGTTCCGCGCGATCCCGTACTCGTACGTCCCGTTCTCGCGGATCACCATGTCGACCCAGTCCCCGTCATCGCGCAGACTGGCGAGACCGATGACGAGACCGGACCACTTCCCCGCGATCATCTTGAAGTCGGTGACGGCCACGGGTGTGAGCTGCGGAGCCGGTGCCGAGGATGCACACGCCCCCAGCGCCAGCATGGCGAGCATGAGCGCGGCGGCCCGGGCCGTGACGCCCGGACCGCCTCCCCGCATCACATCGCGGGCCGCTCGCATGCTCAACGAGGCTTGCTCAGGAACCGATCCCGCCGATTCTTGGCCCAGCAGGCTTCATTCTGCTCGGAACACACCGGGCGTTCCTTGCCGTACGACACCGTCGTGAACCGGCTGGCGTCGATGCCCTGGGCGACCAGGTAGTTCACCGCCGCCTTGGCGCGACGCTCACCGAGGGCGATGTTGTACTCCGCGGTGCCCCGGTCGTCACAGTGGCCTTCGACCAGGACGAGCAGGTTGGAGTTGGACTTGAGGTACGCGGCGCTGGCGTCGAGGATCTTCGCATCGCCGGGCCGGATGTTGGACTTGTCGAAGTCGAAGTAGATGCTCTTGAGATTGTCATTCGGCTCATAGTCAGCCGGCGGCGGCGGCGGCGCGGGGGCAGGAGCCGGCGCTGGAGCCACCGGGGCAGGCGCGGGCGCCGGCGGAGGGGGAGCCGGCGCGGGGGGCGCGGCCATCACGGGCGGCGGCGCGGGCGCCGGCGCAGGAGCCGGCGGCGGCGCGACGGGCGCGGGGGCCGCGACCTGCGGGACGACCGGCCGCTTGGGGCAACCACTGACGACGAGCGCCAGGGCCATGAGGGACAGTACGAGTGCAGCCGGCTTCAGTCGCATGTGCATGAGGGGCTCCCTTCGAGCCGGGTGGATCCCCGAGGCTCAGTTCTGGAAGATCTGACTCGGGTCAACGTTGATAGCGTACAGGCCCCACCAGTTCTGACTCCGCGAGTTCTCGATGTCCGTGCGCGTCACCTTGGGGTTCGACCCGTCCTTGTTGTTTTTGAGCGAGAAGAACCCGTGATCCCCCGACGCGAAGTGCGAGCTGTGGGAGAGCCACTCGTTCCAGTCCTCCCGCGTGGCACACCCCACGGTGAGCAACGCTACCCCGACGATCAATGCCGCTACCGACGCTCTTGCGCGCATAGCCCTCCTCCGTTGTGAGTTGCCCACTTCGCTACAGCAGCGCGATTCTCATGGAGCAGGCCGGTCCAGGCAATAAGACGTTGGGCGTATGCCCGCGGCTCCCGGACGCACCCCCAGGTGACTGGAGCCTCCACCGCCCCGCCCCCGGCTATTGGACTTTAGTCCAACTTGCCCCCCGCCCGCTCAAGTTCCTAAGTGTGGGCGATGAGGCGAAGCCGGACGGTGCGGGCCGCCACGCGGGGGCTGGTCGCGGCCGGCGCGGCCCTGGGGGTGATCTGGGGGGCGCTCGCCCTCTACTTCTCGGGGCCGGGTCCCACCGCCGCGCGCATGACGGTCGCGCTCGTGTTCGCGGCGGCCATGGCGGCTCTCGTCATCTGGATCCGGCCCCGCCGCCTGGCGTGGCCGCTCGCCGGCGCGCTCTTCGCCGCGGTGCTCGTCTGGTGGCTGCTCATCCCCCCGCGGAACGACCGGGATTGGCAGCCGGATCTTGCCGCCCTGGCCTGGGCGGAGGTGCACGACGACACCGTGACCGTGCACAACGTCCGGAACACGGTGTATCGGAGCGATACCGACTTCGACGTCCGCTACGAGGACCGCACGTATCGCCTGTCCGACCTCCGCACTCTCGATTTCATGCTCTCGCACTGGGGCGCGCCGGGCATCGCCCATACGATTCTCAGCTTCGGCTTCGCCGACGGCCGCTATCTGGCGGTGTCGATCGAGGGGCGGAAGGAGAAGGGCGAGGCGTACTCCGCGATCAAGGGCCTCTTCAAGCAGTACGAGCTGATCTTCGTGGTCGCGGACGAGCGCGATGTCGTCGGCGTGCGCACCAATGTCCGCGGCGAGCACGTCTATCTCTACCGCGTCCGCACGCCGCCATCCGGGGTGCGCGCGATCTTCCTGCGCTACGTCGCCGAGCTCGACCGCCTGCGCGACCATCCCGAGTGGTACAACGCCGTCACGCAGAACTGCACCACCGCGATCCGGGGCCTCACCGCGCCGGTGGCGGCGCGCTCATGGACCGGCTGGAAGATCTATCTCAACGGCTACCTCGACGAGCTGGCCTATCAGATCGGGGCGGTGGACACGAGCCTGCCGTTCGCGGAGCTCCACGCCCGGAGCCTGATCGACGACCGGGCGCGCGCGGCAGCCGGGGCTCCCGACTTCTCGCGGCGGATCCGGGAGGGCTTGCCGGGGATTGGCGGGTCCTAAAGCGCACTCCGCAGGGCCAGCCCCCGCTCCACGTCAGTCCACTTTGCCGGAGAGCTCGACGATCCGTCCCTGGCGCAGGACCTGCGCCTTGACGATTGAGTTGGGAGGCAGGCGGTTCACGGCGTCCCGGATCTGGATGAGATCCGCGGAGCTCCGCACGGGGATCCCGTTCACGCTGACGATGATGTCGCCGCCGACCACGAGCGGACGCCCGTCGATGGTGGCGGTCGAATCGCCCCCGCGCAGCCCCATCGCGTCCGTGGGCGAGCCCTTGGCCACGACGGTGACGAGATAGCCGAGCACGCCGGGTGGGCAGTTCAGGATGTCGGCCTGGCGCTCGGTGAGGATCTCGCCCTCGACGCCCGTCCACACCGAGCGCTTCTCGAGGAGAAGCTGCCTCGCGGTGTTCCAGGTAACGACGAAGCCCAGCCCTTCGCTGCCGCCGCCCTTGGAGATGTTGTGACTCACGATGCCGACCACCTCACCCGCCATGTTGAAGAGGGGGCCGCCCGAGTTGCCGGTGTTGATCACCGCGTCGGTCTGGAAGAACTCGGCCAGAGGCATCGAGCGGTAGACGGTGTTGGGCGCCCAGCGCGCGCTGATGTAGCCCACGCTGAGCGAGTAGCTCAGGCCATAGGGCGCCCCCACCACGAGGACCTGGTCGCCCACGCGCACCCGATCGGAGTTGGCGAGCTTCGCCACCTGGGCGCCGTTCGGCACCCGCTCGAGCTGGATCATGGAGAGATCGGCGCCGGGCTCCGAGGCGATGACGCGCGCGGGCACGGATTCCCCCCCGATGACCTCCACCGTGATGGCGTCGGTGGTATTGACGACGTGGGCGGCGGTGACGACTTTGCCGTCCGCGGAGATCAAGA contains:
- a CDS encoding response regulator transcription factor; translated protein: MSEPEATIFVVDDDPSVRRGLERLLRTAGHRVESFASAREFLERPEHDGPRCLVLDVRMPGQSGLDLHDRLVASGRDIPVIFITGHADVPMAVRAMKAGAVDFLSKPFDDSELLGAARQALDRDRKRWTLRRRFGSDAF
- the pal gene encoding peptidoglycan-associated lipoprotein Pal, with translation MHMRLKPAALVLSLMALALVVSGCPKRPVVPQVAAPAPVAPPPAPAPAPAPPPVMAAPPAPAPPPPAPAPAPVAPAPAPAPAPPPPPADYEPNDNLKSIYFDFDKSNIRPGDAKILDASAAYLKSNSNLLVLVEGHCDDRGTAEYNIALGERRAKAAVNYLVAQGIDASRFTTVSYGKERPVCSEQNEACWAKNRRDRFLSKPR
- a CDS encoding HdeD family acid-resistance protein; translated protein: MLMTLARNWWALVLRGVCAVLFGVAAFAWPGLTLAVLIFVYGAYALFDGVFAVIAAVTARQPGRFPWGMLLAGIAAVAVGVLTIALPGLTALALLYLIAAWAVMRGVFEVIAAVHLRKEIDHEWLLAASGVLAIVLGLFLVISPGAGALALLWAIGAMAIVVGLLEIALGFRLKGLRDRVAQRMTRAR
- a CDS encoding amino acid ABC transporter substrate-binding protein — protein: MRRFALRALTLATAALLAAGCASTGTSSSSAPAGTLDKIRATKTITLGFRDSSVPFSYLDSSRQPIGYSIDLCNAVVDELRRELKLPDLQPKWVPVTVESRVSAVMNGTIDIECGSTTNTLGRQEQVDFSLTTFITGASLLAMPGTDASGDLSGIRIAVIPGTTTEAIIRDVISRAGAASRAQIVAVKDHADGLAALVNKTADVYASDRAILIGLAMSSPDPRQFALLDRFLSYEPYALMLRRGDPAFRLSVNRALARLYRSGDVLHVYSRWFGQWGPPSAITVGMYAIEGLPE
- a CDS encoding DUF4105 domain-containing protein, whose translation is MRRSRTVRAATRGLVAAGAALGVIWGALALYFSGPGPTAARMTVALVFAAAMAALVIWIRPRRLAWPLAGALFAAVLVWWLLIPPRNDRDWQPDLAALAWAEVHDDTVTVHNVRNTVYRSDTDFDVRYEDRTYRLSDLRTLDFMLSHWGAPGIAHTILSFGFADGRYLAVSIEGRKEKGEAYSAIKGLFKQYELIFVVADERDVVGVRTNVRGEHVYLYRVRTPPSGVRAIFLRYVAELDRLRDHPEWYNAVTQNCTTAIRGLTAPVAARSWTGWKIYLNGYLDELAYQIGAVDTSLPFAELHARSLIDDRARAAAGAPDFSRRIREGLPGIGGS
- a CDS encoding mechanosensitive ion channel family protein, whose amino-acid sequence is MDFSTMGQVAVAMITQVGLRILGAIILWVIGRMIISVIVRLVSRSLTMRHVDATITRYLGNILGVILNIGLALAILSLFGVETTTFAALIAAAGVAIGVAWGGLLSSFASGAFLIVLQPFRVGQFITAGGVTGTVKEIGLFVTAIDTLDNVRTLVPNSKIFADSIQNFSTNPYRRVELVAQLDHGVDHREATYRLKERLAKIRNVLPEPEPDVEILTFTLAGPVLAVRPYCNNAHYWQVYFDTNRAIREAFGEAGFPAPEQHFAVRSGA
- a CDS encoding alpha/beta fold hydrolase codes for the protein MFRFRRRAGVVSGWVVAALAALSLSACGSFVTVTRVSPEQVGRELSASVLTGDRLSTPTRNVLLEHGLLEAFDKDPVETLARLHKAMVAEDADFDDLFALAELSFRQAQSAQDLTRYLEAAVYAYAFLFAEGHGQAPSRFDPRLRTAADLYNRALTLALAKPDGSEVTPRSGRFALSFGVLDIDMDPEALRVGAYAFDRFTPVADLEVEGLNMRYRRAGLGAPLAASLKSADPDKAPQDFLPAEMNLAVTMLLRIPNVRRTLVDGSLLAGQLDVFLAAEPETITISGERVPLEVEPTAALAYTLAQMPILEREVRHFVGLTTPERTGETLATTAPYRPGLIPVVFIHGTFSSAARWAEMVNRLEADAEIRRGYQFWFFAYDSSNPIAYSALQLRRLLTKALTQLDPVGADPALARMVVIGHSQGGLLAKMLTVDTGNKLWDQISKVPLLELRLSPESRKTLQQSLFVTPFPAVRRVIFISTPHHGSFVAGRQMIANLLRRIVRAPAALAGLGAELALHPELLGGRRFVLPTAVDNMSPRSAFIEALAPIPVAPGIHTHSIISVKGVGPYEQGNDGVVEYQSAHIEPVDSELVVRSPHSTQGVPATIEEVRRILRLHLKEP
- a CDS encoding MASE1 domain-containing protein, translating into MGATALAVCLGYFVGANIGFILRLPPATPSILWPPNSILTAALLMSPPRRWWIYLLAALPAHLVVELPVISPPTLVFVLFATNCLEALIGAAAVRALSDAPARFDTLPRVAAFVVGAGFLGPFLSSFVDAGAVSLWLGEPYVTVWRTRFFSNLITELALVPAIVFVIRSAWSRARYASLSRRLEAGLLAAGIISVAVVYFFGHSDAASPLLGSPHTPVAFFVPFVLWGTVRFGPAGATLTFLMTMMVVIWAATHGHAGFTMPPSPESVLVLQVSLAVSAVPLLCLAGLVEERWRDRTVLADRLRFEELLARLSGAFVHLPSNQMDRTFEVWLERLGRFVDVDRVMLLRLSEDRTAFTVSHAWSMPGLPPPPRTNLVDAFPWVVSQLRREQSLIFLRPGDLPPDAKRDRDSLIEAGTVSKLALPLVGGGRVLGALALVTVGRECEWPEELVGRLQLVTEVFANALARKESEDALRASELMKTAILASLKSGVAVLNGAGEVIAVNRVWTRASPDFHQAPGASVSVGDNYLGVCREAARRGEPHAGEALAGIESVLDGRRAGFSFEYPAGGASPERWYAMSVVPLSRAEGGAVVSSTDITESKRAELEAQRSRQELAHFTRVSTMGELTASLAHELNQPLTGILTNAQAARRLLERARPDLEELRAILHDIIEDDRRAAEVIQRLRDLLRKGESEVSRLDLNALIRDVLKLLGSDTVIRNVSVALDLESSVPVVTGDRVQLEQVLLNLLLNAMEAMAERLGGDRTVVVRTRNADGSCVQASVEDGGPGLRPGTLETVFEPFYTTKSSGMGMGLAIARSIIEAHGGTIWAENSTRGATFHFRLPLGRVGVT
- a CDS encoding trypsin-like peptidase domain-containing protein, yielding MKVLGAVLVLVTAAALTPAPSPAQTVGDVFRQVTPSVVVIRARGREVSGGSVVGYSETGSGVLISADGKVVTAAHVVNTTDAITVEVIGGESVPARVIASEPGADLSMIQLERVPNGAQVAKLANSDRVRVGDQVLVVGAPYGLSYSLSVGYISARWAPNTVYRSMPLAEFFQTDAVINTGNSGGPLFNMAGEVVGIVSHNISKGGGSEGLGFVVTWNTARQLLLEKRSVWTGVEGEILTERQADILNCPPGVLGYLVTVVAKGSPTDAMGLRGGDSTATIDGRPLVVGGDIIVSVNGIPVRSSADLIQIRDAVNRLPPNSIVKAQVLRQGRIVELSGKVD